One stretch of Kluyveromyces marxianus DMKU3-1042 DNA, complete genome, chromosome 8 DNA includes these proteins:
- the TFB4 gene encoding TFIIH/NER complex subunit TFB4, with amino-acid sequence MDAIADSVIQPTKSKAQEIEDTPSLLTVVMDTSIHSWVQLRKQSSGEGANENQLIEALKSIVVFLNAHLAFNSANQVCIIAAHSKGIKYLYPSADSISSKSMVSSDMYRGFRNVDEIVVEQWYSLFKDEAEGDESKVSMKSSLSGAMSSALTYVNRILKENENTNLRSRLLVITCGTSQGKDEIFQYIPIMNCIFSATKMKCPIDVVKIGGSIESTFLQQATDATNGVYLHVENTRGLIQYLSTAMFIDPSLRNVIVKPNQGSVDFRTSCFLTGKVVAVGFVCSVCLCVLSVIPPGQKCPACDSPFDSKIIARLKRKPVLSNGVPKKKKVQ; translated from the coding sequence ATGGACGCTATAGCGGATTCGGTGATCCAACCAACGAAATCGAAGGCTCAGGAGATTGAAGACACACCATCTCTACTTACGGTAGTTATGGACACAAGTATTCACTCGTGGGTGCAGCTTAGGAAACAAAGTTCTGGCGAAGGCGCCAATGAAAATCAACTTATAGAGGCCTTGAAGTCGATTGTTGTATTTCTCAATGCTCACTTAGCGTTCAATTCGGCAAACCAAGTGTGCATCATAGCGGCACATTCCAAGGGCATCAAATATTTGTATCCGTCCGCAGACTCAATCTCTTCTAAATCTATGGTCAGTTCTGACATGTACAGAGGTTTCCGTAATGTGGACGAAATTGTGGTTGAACAATGGTATAGTCTCTTCAAGGATGAAGCTGAAGGTGATGAGAGTAAGGTTTCGATGAAGAGTAGTTTGAGTGGAGCAATGTCCAGTGCACTAACGTATGTCAATAGAATattaaaagagaatgaGAACACCAATTTAAGAAGCAGATTACTCGTAATAACATGCGGTACGTCGCAAGGAAAAGACGAGATCTTCCAATATATTCCAATCATGAACTGTATCTTTTCGgcaacaaaaatgaagtgTCCCATAGATGTAGTTAAGATCGGTGGTAGTATCGAGAGCACATTTTTGCAACAGGCAACTGACGCTACCAATGGAGTATATTTACACGTAGAAAACACCAGAGGTTTGATACAGTACCTTTCCACAGCAATGTTCATCGACCCATCATTGAGAAACGTTATAGTAAAACCTAATCAAGGTTCTGTTGATTTCAGAACATCATGTTTTCTCACGGGGAAGGTTGTTGCTGTGGGATTTGTATGTAGTGTTTGCTTGTGTGTTTTGTCTGTCATACCTCCTGGTCAGAAATGTCCCGCATGTGATTCGCCATTTGACTCTAAAATTATCGCCAGgctaaaaagaaaaccgGTCTTGAGCAACGGAGTgccgaagaagaagaaagtcCAATGA
- a CDS encoding zinc finger protein 511 has translation MVKRAREEESDRDAVSNINNILCTEPPCINEWVPADLYPSHVDLLHQYICSECFANLTKEYWLKLHIEECHNPFKTDSSLQCLEEDCPVVFTDISRRHDHLMKIHHYSEHFSSDFIRTGYLTRGISNQTV, from the coding sequence ATGGTCAAACGAGCaagggaagaagaatctgaCAGAGATGCAGTGAGCAATATTAACAATATTTTGTGTACTGAGCCTCCATGCATTAACGAATGGGTACCTGCGGACTTATATCCCAGTCATGTAGACCTATTGCATCAGTACATTTGTTCAGAATGTTTCGCAAATTTGACAAAGGAGTATTGGTTGAAGCTTCACATTGAGGAGTGTCATAATCCATTCAAAACTGACAGCAGTCTCCAGTgtttagaagaagattgtCCTGTCGTTTTTACAGACATTAGCCGTAGGCATGATCACTTGATGAAAATACATCATTATAGCGAACACTTTAGTAGCGATTTTATAAGAACAGGATATCTTACAAGAGGAATATCAAACCAAACCgtataa
- the BRR1 gene encoding Brr1p: MVGVEQKQGPLDPVFGQHRVFSLSDEAVSQEAIKYLMDVRDEALHSASIYVKSHINNDQDEQVIGMVADTSDLKVKKRILDDSESINMWINELREEMAPLDETASEIVYTDEMLDILVYEIKKYLEEHPEEVNDSVRRVTKHVQPLSNPAYDVSSELVQNMVKKLKDKRFSDISFLKRYINRPTPIPTNFRQWFGHIKHNEPTRQFMLRLSFDDLMKIQGYMMQWIVSISKNKPDSKQLQKWLLYVWIFMPNELLSQQISQLRELGKKCRTNIKLNTDIEGLDMPKEIQDIPFPNQRSELNAVEITLAVIAHRYGQQDLLNDDH; the protein is encoded by the coding sequence ATGGTTGGTGTAGAACAGAAACAAGGCCCACTCGATCCTGTCTTTGGGCAGCACAgagttttttctttaagtGATGAAGCTGTTTCCCAAGAAGCTATCAAGTACCTTATGGATGTGCGTGATGAAGCTTTACACAGCGCTTCCATTTACGTCAAATCACATATAAATAACGATCAAGACGAGCAAGTGATTGGTATGGTAGCAGATACAAGTGATTtaaaagttaaaaagaGGATATTGGATGATTCAGAAAGTATAAACATGTGGATAAATGAACTACGTGAAGAAATGGCCCCTCTTGATGAGACAGCATCAGAAATAGTTTACACGGATGAAATGCTAGATATACTAGTCtatgaaatcaaaaagtatttggaagaacaCCCTGAAGAAGTGAATGACTCCGTCAGAAGAGTTACAAAGCATGTGCAACCACTCTCGAATCCTGCGTACGATGTTAGTTCCGAATTGGTTCAAAATATGGTAAAGAAACTAAAGGACAAAAGATTCAGCGATATTTCGTTTCTCAAGAGGTATATAAACAGACCAACTCCGATTCCAACAAACTTCCGCCAGTGGTTTGGTCATATTAAGCATAACGAACCTACAAGACAGTTTATGCTGCGCTTGTCTTTCGATGATTTAATGAAGATACAAGGGTATATGATGCAATGGATAGTATCCATCAGCAAAAATAAACCCGATTCAAAACAATTACAGAAATGGCTACTCTATGTGTGGATTTTCATGCCAAACGAACTTCTATCACAGCAGATCTCACAATTGAGGGAACTAGGAAAGAAGTGCAGGACGAATATCAAACTAAACACAGATATTGAAGGGTTAGATATGCCCAAAGAGATACAGGATATACCTTTTCCCAATCAGAGGTCAGAGTTGAATGCAGTTGAAATAACTCTTGCTGTAATTGCCCACAGATATGGCCAACAGGACTTATTGAACGATGACCATTGA
- the YMC1 gene encoding organic acid transporter translates to MTEEFPTPQLIDDLDLESSHDRTRVFKDLLAGTAGGIAQVLVGQPFDTTKVRLQTSEVNTNAVKVIEDLLKNEGFMGFYKGTLTPLIGVGACVSLQFGVNEYMKRFFRDINGDGSTQLTLIQYYLCGVAGGFTNSFLASPIEHVRIRLQTQTGSGASVQFKGPVDCLKKLWSNGQLMRGLTPTMLRESHGCGVYFLTYEALVSQQVKSGIDRKDIPAWKLCLYGAASGTLLWTMVYPLDVIKSVMQTDNLKAPKSGNNIVSVGRSIISKQGVLGLFRGFGPTMLRAAPANAATFATFETAMRLLG, encoded by the coding sequence ATGACAGAAGAGTTTCCAACACCTCAGTTAATAGATGACCTGGATTTAGAATCATCACACGATAGAACTCGTGTATTTAAAGACTTATTAGCAGGTACAGCAGGTGGTATTGCACAAGTATTGGTTGGCCAACCTTTCGATACTACGAAGGTGAGATTACAAACCAGTGAAGTGAACACAAATGCTGTAAAAGTGATAGAAGATCTACTCAAAAATGAAGGTTTTATGGGGTTTTATAAAGGTACTTTAACACCTTTGATAGGTGTTGGCGCTTGTGTCTCTTTGCAATTCGGTGTAAACGAGTACATGAAAAGATTTTTCCGTGATATTAATGGAGATGGGTCTACTCAACTAACTTTGATTCAATATTACTTGTGTGGTGTTGCAGGTGGGTTCACGAATTCGTTTTTAGCTTCACCCATTGAGCATGTAAGAATCAGATTACAAACCCAAACAGGATCTGGAGCTTCTGTGCAATTTAAGGGACCAGTTGACTGCCTCAAGAAATTATGGTCCAATGGACAGCTAATGCGTGGGTTAACTCCAACAATGCTAAGAGAGTCGCATGGGTGTGGTGTGTATTTCTTAACTTACGAAGCGTTAGTGAGCCAACAAGTCAAATCTGGTATTGACCGTAAGGACATTCCAGCTTGGAAACTCTGTTTATACGGTGCCGCCTCCGGTACACTACTTTGGACGATGGTTTATCCTCTAGATGTAATCAAATCGGTGATGCAAACTGATAATCTTAAAGCACCTAAGAGTGGTAATAATATTGTATCCGTTGGAAGAAGTATTATTTCTAAACAAGGTGTTCTAGGCTTATTTAGAGGATTTGGGCCAACTATGTTAAGGGCTGCTCCTGCAAACGCTGCGACCTTTGCAACATTTGAAACTGCCATGAGACTATTGGGCTAA
- the ARO7 gene encoding chorismate mutase ARO7: MDFFKPETVLNLQNIRDELVKMEDTIIFNFIERSHFATCPSVYQNKDPLVNLPDFDGSFLDWALMHLEIVHSQLRRFESPDETPFFPDKILKPIIPSLNYPKILASYSSQINYNDKIKKIYIETIVPLISKREGNTSENFGSVATRDIETLHALSRRIHFGKFVAEAKFQSEKEKYTELIRNKDTEGIMKAITNSEVEEKILKRLQVKAEVYGVDPTNAQGDKKITPEYLVRIYKEIVIPITKEVEVEYLLRRLEDEEK, from the coding sequence ATGGATTTTTTTAAACCAGAAACTGTTCTAAATTTGCAGAACATTAGAGATGAGCTCGTGAAGATGGAAGATACgatcatcttcaatttcattgaGAGATCACACTTTGCCACATGTCCCAGTGTGTACCAAAACAAAGATCCATTAGTGAATCTTCCTGACTTTGATGGTAGTTTCTTAGATTGGGCCTTAATGCATTTGGAAATTGTGCATTCTCAATTGAGACGGTTTGAGTCACCGGACGAAACACCCTTCTTTCCAGATAAAATTCTCAAGCCAATCATTCCTAGCTTGAACTACCCCAAGATTCTGGCGTCCTATTCGAGTCAAATAAACTATAATgataaaatcaagaagatttACATCGAAACTATTGTACCCTTGATATCCAAGAGAGAGGGAAACACATCTGAGAATTTTGGGAGTGTGGCTACGAGGGATATCGAAACCTTGCATGCTCTAAGCAGAAGGATTCACTTTGGTAAATTTGTAGCTGAAGCAAAGTTTCAAAgtgaaaaggaaaaatacACTGAGCTTATCCGTAACAAAGATACAGAAGGAATTATGAAGGCTATCACTAACTCTGAAGTAGAGGagaaaattttgaaaagactACAAGTCAAAGCCGAAGTCTATGGTGTTGACCCTACTAATGCACAGGGTGATAAAAAGATCACACCTGAGTATTTGGTTAGGATTTATAAAGAAATAGTTATCCCCATTACAAAAGAGGTAGAAGTCGAATATCTTTTGAGGAGGTTGGAGGATGAAGAGAAATGA
- the JID1 gene encoding Jid1p produces MMVGYVKLLGRPLLVLDRRSNNCVNGLVLRTKQNSDNGGSLRFVHLTASENEVHFDSNWPSDNQPKTPYSLFQLTESSFTKALLKKRFHELARLYHPDHSANKAILKRNRNTELTSSSVHQNLLTSEDKIQRFKIITEAYELLKDPKRKNQYDRLGLGWAYGPRIQSPAQRYEQSSRYYNAGTWEDYSDLRNDDKQDIGPMTMLIWFFGIFGIIQLTSLLTRWEEAMNKTNFTHDETERDLTLAYINYGLDEDKWSRLRRFLWFRTFGLYRNKEDLDREAKKNEAMINELKNK; encoded by the coding sequence ATGATGGTAGGTTACGTGAAGCTACTAGGAAGACCTCTATTGGTGCTGGATCGTCGTTCTAATAATTGTGTTAACGGTTTGGTCCTTAGGACAAAACAGAACAGCGATAACGGCGGCAGTTTACGGTTTGTTCATCTTACTGCTAGTGAAAACGAAGTTCATTTTGATTCGAACTGGCCTTCGGACAACCAACCCAAAACCCCCTACAGTTTATTTCAACTCACGGAGTCTTCGTTTACCAAGGCCCTGTTGAAAAAGAGATTCCATGAGTTAGCAAGACTATATCACCCAGACCACTCCGCAAATAAGGCTATTCTTAAACGCAACAGAAACACGGAGTTGACGTCTTCAAGCGTTCACCAAAATCTTTTAACATCAGAGGACAAGATTCAGCGTTTTAAGATCATCACAGAAGCGTACGAATTGCTAAAAGATccaaaaaggaaaaaccaaTACGATAGGCTAGGACTAGGATGGGCATATGGTCCTAGGATCCAGAGCCCAGCTCAGAGATATGAACAAAGTTCAAGGTATTATAACGCGGGTACTTGGGAAGACTATTCTGACCTACGAAACGATGACAAGCAAGATATTGGGCCAATGACAATGTTAATATGGTTCTTCGGAATATTTGGAATCATCCAATTAACATCGTTATTAACGCGTTGGGAAGAGGCTATGAATAAGACGAATTTCACACATGACGAAACAGAAAGGGATTTAACTCTTGCATACATTAATTATGGTCTAGATGAAGATAAGTGGTCTAGGTTACGCCGTTTTTTATGGTTCAGAACGTTTGGACTATATAGAAATAAGGAAGATTTAGATCGAGAGGCTAAAAAGAATGAGGCGATGATCAATGAGTTGAAAAACAAGTAG
- the FCY1 gene encoding cytosine deaminase — MAEWDQKGMDKAYEEAAIGYKEGGVPIGGCLIDNLTGEILGSGHNMRFQKGSPTLHGETSTLENAGRLKGSVYKHCTMYTTLSPCDMCTGAILLYGIGRVVIGENVNFKSPGEEYLTSRGVELKVVDDKRCIDIMKEFIEKRPEDWYEDIGE; from the coding sequence ATGGCTGAATGGGATCAAAAGGGTATGGACAAAGCCTATGAAGAGGCTGCCATTGGATACAAGGAGGGAGGTGTTCCAATCGGTGGATGTTTAATCGATAATTTGACCGGTGAGATTTTAGGCAGTGGACACAACATGAGATTCCAAAAAGGATCGCCTACTTTGCACGGTGAGACTTCTACTTTAGAAAATGCCGGTAGACTAAAGGGGAGTGTTTACAAGCATTGTACTATGTACACTACCTTATCTCCATGTGATATGTGCACGGGTgctattcttctttatgGAATTGGCCGTGTTGTCATTGGTGAAAACGTCAACTTCAAAAGCCCTGGCGAAGAGTATCTAACCAGCAGAGGTGTGGAGTTGAAGGTTGTAGATGACAAACGCTGTATCGATATAATGAAGGAGttcattgaaaagagaCCAGAAGACTGGTACGAAGACATTGGCGAATAG
- the AIM10 gene encoding putative proline--tRNA ligase AIM10 encodes MMIFKRSLFTPSKITSEILQLPTHDLLQQLGYVKQASSGVLHWLPLGLKTLRNIENIIRKRMDQSGAHEVSLSSLSQRALWETTGRWSNTELFKLKDAKKKDYCLVPTCEEEITWLMKNYLTSYKDLPTITYQISRKYRDELRPRGGLLRGREFLMKDAYSFHLNSKDAVETFDKVNLTYNKIFSDIGIPFVSAVADSGDIGGDLSKEYHFIHESGEDTLLQCPSCKSVSNVEKCESYPEEANQHLGDVSVKYALNMENDTLVCMYYPANRTLNWNLALEAMDRDLDPQTREMSNEDVLSKFSSNNDPMFSGIIRIMDVRLNSRSNFPDFPLKSYLKINFSQLNDYSIVDAEEGEICAQCEEGHLKSANSIEVGHTFYLGKKYSEKLNATVRQQDNSDVVVEMGCYGIGVSRLVGAIAQVTRDSQGLRWPASISPYKVSLCCNEKKSPEEMKQVLDTLKLEPYTQFDPKTSLGGRIQQSHALGIPMAIIVGHKSWPKIEIEVRAQYKNDSWEESYGDLQSKLDWQYDPATNKHFVDYHNINDVVNILLKSL; translated from the coding sequence ATGATGATTTTCAAGAGGTCTTTGTTTACGCCGAGTAAAATAACCAGTGAGATCTTGCAATTGCCCACTCATGATTTGTTACAGCAGCTGGGGTATGTGAAACAGGCATCATCAGGTGTGCTGCACTGGCTCCCATTAGGGCTTAAAACGTTACGaaacattgaaaatattataCGAAAGCGTATGGACCAGAGTGGAGCGCATGAGGTATCACTATCGTCCCTTTCACAACGGGCCCTTTGGGAAACTACTGGAAGATGGAGCAACACGGAATTATTTAAGTTGAAGGACGCTAAAAAGAAAGACTATTGTCTAGTGCCTACATGTGAGGAGGAGATTACTTggttgatgaagaattacTTGACCAGTTATAAAGATTTACCCACCATCACGTATCAGATTTCGAGAAAATATAGAGATGAGCTAAGACCAAGAGGCGGATTATTACGTGGAAGGGAGTTTTTAATGAAAGACGCATATAGTTTCCATTTGAACTCTAAGGATGCGGTGGAGACTTTCGATAAGGTAAATCTGACATACAATAAAATTTTTTCTGACATTGGTATTCCCTTTGTTAGTGCTGTGGCAGACTCTGGAGATATTGGTGGTGACTTATCAAAGGAGTACCATTTCATTCATGAATCTGGTGAAGACACTCTACTTCAATGTCCCTCATGCAAGTCCGTTTccaatgttgaaaaatgcGAATCCTACCCTGAAGAAGCCAATCAGCACTTAGGGGATGTTTCTGTAAAGTACGCTTTAAACATGGAAAATGATACGTTGGTGTGTATGTACTACCCAGCAAATCGAACATTGAACTGGAACCTTGCATTGGAGGCAATGGACAGAGATCTAGACCCTCAGACCAGAGAGATGTCCAATGAAGATGTCCTTTCAAAATTCAGCTCAAACAATGATCCAATGTTCTCTGGAATCATCCGAATCATGGACGTGAGGTTGAACTCACGTTCAAACTTCCCTGATTTCCCATTAAAATCTTACTTAAAAATCAACTTTTCGCAATTGAACGATTATTCAATAGTGGATGCTGAAGAAGGCGAAATATGTGCACAGTGTGAAGAAGGACACTTGAAGAGCGCTAATAGTATTGAAGTGGGTCATACCTTTTACCTCGGTAAGAAATACAGCGAGAAACTAAACGCAACAGTACGCCAACAGGACAATTCAGACGTGGTGGTAGAAATGGGTTGCTATGGGATCGGAGTTAGCAGACTTGTTGGTGCCATTGCCCAAGTAACCAGGGATTCTCAAGGTTTGAGATGGCCCGCCTCGATTTCCCCATACAAAGTTTCCTTATGCTGCAACGAGAAGAAATCTCCAGAAGAGATGAAGCAAGTTCTTGATACCTTAAAGTTAGAACCATACACCCAGTTCGACCCTAAAACCAGTCTAGGCGGAAGGATCCAGCAATCTCACGCGTTAGGCATACCAATGGCGATCATTGTGGGGCATAAAAGCTGGCCAAAAATCGAAATTGAGGTAAGAGCTCAGTATAAAAACGACAGTTGGGAAGAATCGTACGGTGATTTACAATCCAAACTCGATTGGCAGTACGATCCAGCGACGAACAAACACTTCGTCGATTACCACAACATCAACGACGTAGTGAATATTCTATTAAAGTCTCTATAG
- the SBH1 gene encoding Arf family guanine nucleotide exchange factor SBH1 yields MDSSIPGGQKTLQKRRNAQLLKEKKANQTPASARQAGFGGSSSSILKLYTDEANGLRVDPLVVLFLAVAFVFSVVALHVVAKVSGKIF; encoded by the coding sequence ATGGACAGTTCTATTCCAGGTGGTCAAAAGACTCttcaaaagagaagaaatgcTCAATTActgaaggaaaagaaggctAACCAAACCCCAGCTTCTGCTAGACAAGCTGGGTTCGGCGGTTCATCAAGTTCTATTTTAAAGCTCTACACTGATGAGGCTAACGGGTTGAGAGTTGATCCATTAGTTGTGTTGTTCTTGGCGGTTGCATTTgtcttttctgttgttgcttTGCACGTTGTTGCTAAGGTCTCTGGTAAGATCTTCTAA
- the PIN4 gene encoding Pin4p, whose product MSEEQQLKDPVPENEDVSQQSGSNNVTEEVIPTAIVIKNIPFAIKKEQLLEVIAKMDLPLPYAFNYHFDNGVFRGLAFANFTTTDETTRVVQSLNGKEIGGRKLRVEYKKMLPQAERERIEREKREKRGQLEEQHRSMSNISLQSLGATPSSAQPGGNVGGAPPLASNNSSSQLFNSFINSESTPGAVSMTTVPPSPQQPLHHHHHPQLSAQNTATSMSMMSLQGLPQMSERFYAPLPAAANLMLPPQQLDFNDPDTLEIYSQLLLFKDREKRYYELAYPIGVSATHKRIINVLCSFLGLIEVYDPSFIIIRRKNLDLATLQSHLQQQGQLDMMQPLQPSSTGGSISRSQSYTSLLQAHASMNHGLLSQTNGSSTNLGNMANGVPQQAGGTASLANASTNSTTGSNMTNVSNVNNGVGGGTGGVSGSNQQPHSPGTTLLQASSLHQDNNAGLRNQVPTPSIMQNRIPSGFQTNNQQHMTSSSLLRNQGISPPQQQIGINQPNAGRVPSLYQSQPGTPGMNENRFTQLTSSQLQQQQSQQQQQSQQQQQQQGQGQGQGQGQVQQQPLAPQHTSESIHSNYSVHSIHDFVPGSSSQGYPPAAGSDMLENSLTRSLSGLDIGKRHGSSAANSNNLWG is encoded by the coding sequence ATGTCTGAAGAACAGCAGCTCAAGGATCCAGTTcctgaaaatgaagatgtTTCCCAACAATCTGGTTCCAATAATGTAACAGAGGAAGTCATTCCCACGGCAATTGTGATCAAGAATATCCCCTTTGCAATTAAAAAGGAACAACTTTTGGAAGTTATTGCCAAGATGGACTTGCCACTTCCGTACGCTTTCAACTACCATTTCGACAACGGTGTGTTTAGAGGTTTGGCGTTCGCCAACTTCACAACCACAGATGAAACCACTAGGGTTGTGCAAAGCTTGAACGGCAAAGAAATTGGTGGTAGAAAGCTACGTGTAGAGTACAAAAAGATGCTACCTCAAGCTGAGAGAGAGCGTATCGAGCGGGAAAAACGTGAAAAACGAGGCCAGTTGGAAGAACAGCATAGGTCCATGAGCAATATCTCTCTACAGTCCCTTGGGGCAACGCCATCCTCGGCACAGCCAGGTGGAAACGTCGGAGGTGCTCCACCATTAGCGTCGAATAACTCTTCTTCGCAGTTGTTCAACTCGTTTATCAACTCGGAGTCAACTCCAGGCGCAGTTTCCATGACTACTGTCCCACCAAGCCCTCAGCAACCTCTCcatcatcaccaccacCCACAGCTGTCTGCACAAAACACTGCAACTTCGATGTCGATGATGTCTTTGCAAGGTCTTCCCCAAATGTCCGAGAGATTCTACGCACCACTGCCAGCAGCTGCAAACCTAATGCTCCCACCACAGCAATTAGATTTCAACGACCCGGACACGTTGGAGATCTACAGtcagttgttgttgtttaaGGACAGAGAAAAGAGGTACTACGAGTTAGCTTATCCAATCGGCGTTTCCGCAACACACAAGAGAATTATAAACGTGTTGTGTTCGTTCTTGGGGCTCATTGAGGTGTATGACCCAAGCTTCATAATAATCAGACGCAAGAACCTGGACCTTGCGACTTTACAATCGCATTTGCAACAACAGGGCCAGCTGGATATGATGCAGCCTTTACAACCATCGTCCACCGGGGGTTCTATCTCTAGGTCGCAATCTTATACTAGCTTGTTACAAGCACACGCTTCAATGAATCACGGCCTGCTTTCCCAAACGAACGGATCATCCACGAACTTGGGAAACATGGCTAACGGCGTACCACAACAAGCCGGTGGTACCGCTTCTCTCGCCAATGCATCTACGAACTCTACCACCGGTAGTAACATGACCAACGTTTCCAACGTTAACAATGGTGTAGGAGGAGGAACCGGTGGAGTTAGTGGTTCCAACCAACAACCGCACTCCCCAGGCACAACCCTTCTACAAGCTTCGTCTTTGCACCAGGATAACAACGCTGGCTTGCGAAACCAGGTCCCCACTCCATCGATTATGCAGAATAGAATTCCTTCCGGTTTCCAGACCAATAACCAACAGCATATGACATCTTCGAGCCTGTTACGGAACCAGGGTATATCTCCTCCTCAACAGCAGATTGGTATCAACCAGCCAAATGCCGGCCGTGTCCCATCGTTGTACCAATCACAGCCAGGCACACCAGGTATGAATGAGAACAGATTCACTCAGTTGACGTCTTCCCAAttgcaacaacagcaatcgcaacagcagcagcaatcgcagcaacagcagcaacagcaggGTCAGGGtcaaggccaaggccaaggccagGTCCAGCAGCAACCATTAGCGCCCCAACACACTTCGGAATCCATCCACTCCAACTACAGTGTCCATTCCATCCACGACTTTGTCCCGGGCTCTAGCAGCCAGGGTTACCCACCCGCTGCTGGTAGCGATATGCTCGAAAACAGCTTGACCAGAAGTCTCAGCGGGCTAGATATAGGCAAAAGACATGGATCTTCTGCAGCAAATAGCAACAATCTGTGGGGttag
- the ADH6 gene encoding NADP-dependent alcohol dehydrogenase — MSYPDSFQGFAVVNDHKNWLNPEKIVYPAKKFGPQDVDVEIEACGVCGSDVHCANGNWGNQKLPLVVGHEVIGKVIRVGEECTTGIKVGDRVGVGAQVRSCLECRRCKEDNEPYCPKFVTTYSQPYPEDGYVSQGGYASHIRLHEHFAIPIPESLEAAYTAPLLCGGGTVYSPLKRYGCGPGKKVGIVGIGGIGHMGILLAKAMGAEVYAISRSHAKEEAAKKLGADHYIATKDEGWELENFDKLDLIVLCASSLTDVDFTKLPKLLTVGGILASISVPAAHEKLNLSPFELMGYKITESALASRKELIEMLNLVAEKNIKPWVEKLPISAESVSEAFQRMESGDVRFRFTFTDFDKQFGEFKAQK; from the coding sequence ATGTCCTACCCAGATAGTTTCCAAGGTTTTGCTGTCGTTAATGACCACAAGAACTGGTTGAACCCAGAAAAGATCGTTTACCCAGCCAAGAAGTTCGGTCCTCAAGACGTTGATGTCGAGATCGAAGCTTGCGGTGTTTGTGGTAGTGATGTCCACTGTGCCAACGGTAACTGGGGTAATCAAAAGTTGCCATTAGTTGTTGGTCACGAAGTTATCGGTAAGGTTATCAGAGTTGGTGAAGAATGTACCACTGGTATCAAGGTTGGTGACCgtgttggtgttggtgcGCAAGTTAGATCCTGTTTGGAATGTAGACGTTGTAAGGAGGACAACGAACCATACTGTCCAAAGTTCGTCACTACTTACTCGCAACCATACCCAGAAGATGGTTACGTTTCCCAAGGTGGTTACGCCTCTCATATCAGATTGCATGAGCACTTTGCCATTCCAATCCCAGAATCTCTAGAAGCCGCTTACACTGCCCCTCTACTTTGCGGTGGTGGTACTGTCTACTCTCCATTGAAGAGATACGGCTGTGGTCCAGGTAAGAAGGTTGGTATCGTCGGTATCGGTGGTATTGGTCACATGGGTATCCTTTTGGCCAAGGCTATGGGTGCTGAAGTTTACGCCATCTCCAGATCTCACgctaaagaagaagctgcCAAGAAATTGGGTGCTGACCACTACATTGCTACCAAGGATGAAGGCTGGGAATTGGAAAACTTTGACAAATTGGACTTGATCGTTCTATGTGCCAGCTCCTTGACCGACGTCGACTTCACCAAGTTGCCAAAGTTGCTAActgttggtggtattttGGCCTCTATCTCTGTTCCAGCCGCTCACGAAAAGTTGAACTTGAGTCCATTCGAATTAATGGGTTACAAGATCACCGAATCTGCTCTAGCTTCCCGTAAGGAATTAATTGAGATGTTGAACTTGGTTGCTGAGAAGAACATCAAGCCTTGGGTTGAAAAGCTCCCAATCAGCGCCGAAAGCGTCTCTGAAGCCTTCCAAAGAATGGAATCCGGTGACGTGCGTTTCAGATTCACTTTCACCGACTTCGACAAGCAATTCGGAGAGTTCAAGGCTCAAAAATAA